The Rhodococcus rhodochrous DNA window GCCACGGTGCTCGTCACGCTGTCGGTCGTCGTCGCGCTGATCCCCCTGGCTTGGGTGCTGTTCACCGTCGTCGCCAAGGGCCTGCCGGCCCTGATCTCGCCGACCTGGTTCACGCACTCGCTGAGCGGACTGACGTCCTCGTCGATGGGCGGCGGCATCTACCACGCCCTCGTCGGCACCCTCCTGCAGGGACTCGTCTGCGCGATCATCTCGATCCCGCTCGGCGTCTTCGTCGCGATCTACCTCGTCGAGTACGCCGGCCGGTCGCGGCTCGGCCGGATCACGACGTTCATGGTCGACATCCTCAGCGGTGTCCCGTCGATCGTCGCGGCACTGTTCATCTACGCGCTGTGGGTGTCGACCTTCGGGATGCCCAAGTCGGGCTTCGCGGTGTCGCTCGCGCTCGTTCTGCTCATGGTGCCGGTGGTCGTGCGCAGCACCGAGGAGATGCTGCGCATCGTCCCGCAGGACCTGCGCGAAGCGTCCTACGCCCTCGGTGTCCCCAAGTGGAAGACCATCGCGCGCATCGTCCTGCCCACCTCGCTCGCCGGCATCATCACCGGCATCATGCTCGCCCTGGCCCGCGTCATGGGCGAGACGGCACCGCTGCTGATCCTCGTCGGCTACGCGCCCTTCATCAATTTCGACCTGTTCGGCGGTGAGCAGGGCACCCTCCCGGGTGTCATGGTCGCCGAGATGAACAACCCGACCGACGCCGGTTCGCAGCGCATCTGGGGCGCCGCGCTCACCCTGATCCTGGTCATCGCGGTCCTCAACATCGCGGCCAAGTTGATCAGCCGGTACTCGCAGGTCGGCAAGAAGTAACCCACAGACCTCTTCTCACATCGATACACCAGTAGGGAGCCGGTAATGGCCAAGCGTCTGGATCTCAAGGACGTCAACATCTACTACGGCAAGTTCCACGCCGTGGCCGACGTGACGCTGTCCGTGCCGCCGCGGAACGTCACCGCCTTCATCGGCCCGTCCGGTTGCGGCAAGTCCACCGTGCTCCGGTCGATCAACCGCATGCACGAGGTGACACCCGGCGCCCGTGTCGAGGGATCCGTCCTCCTCGACGGGGAGGACATCTACGATCAGAACGTCGACCCGGTCGGTGTGCGCAAGACGATCGGCATGGTCTTCCAGCGTCCCAACCCGTTCCCCACGATGTCGATCCGCGACAACGTCGTTGCCGGCCTCAAGTTGCAGGGTGTGCGCGACCGCAAGACCCTCGACGAGATCGCCGAGAAGTCGCTGCGCGGCGCCAACCTGTGGAACGAGGTCAAGGACCGCCTCGACAAGCCGGGCGGTGGCCTGTCCGGTGGTCAGCAGCAGCGTCTGTGCATCGCCCGCGCCATCGCGGTCCAGCCCGACGTCCTGCTCATGGACGAGCCGTGCTCGGCTCTCGACCCCATCTCGACGCTGGCCATCGAGGACCTGATCGGTGAACTGAAGAAGGACTTCACCATCGTCATCGTCACGCACAACATGCAGCAGGCCGCGCGCGTGAGCGACCAGACGGCGTTCTTCAACCTCGAGGCAACCGGCCGCCCGGGTGGTCTGGTGGAGATCGACGACACCGAGAAGATCTTCTCGAACCCGAGCAAGAAGGCCACCGAGGACTACATCTCCGGCCGCTTCGGCTGAGCCGCCACTACCTACACGAGACCCCGACCGGATCCGTCCGGTCGGGGTCTCGTCGTTCGTATGCTTCCGCGCTCAGTGGTTCTGCGCTCGGTGGTTCTCCGGGTAGACGGTCAGACTGTCCACCTTCTCCACGAGCTGACGGATCTCCTCCTCGGTGGGGAGCTTGCCGGTCACGAGGAAGATGACGCGGCGACCCACCTCGACGGCGTGATCGGCGAACCGCTCGTAGAAGCGGCCGAGCAGCGTGACGTCGACGGCGGCTGCGACGCCGTGCTCCCATTCGCGGTCCATGAGCACGGTGAACAGGTGGCGGTGCAGATCGTCCATCGCCTCGTCCTCGTGGTGGAGGCGGGCGGCCCGGGCGGGATCACGGGTCTCGAGAATCTCCCGTGTGGCCGCACCGAGGGCGACCGCGATCCGTCCCATCTCGGCGAAGTAGCCCTTCACCTCATCGGGGAGCACGTGCTTGGGATGGCGTCGGCGGGTCGCCTTCGCGATGTGCAGTGCGAGCGCACCCATGCGGTCGATGTCGGCCACGATCTGGATGCCGCTGACGACGGCACGCAGGTCGCCGGCGACCGGACCCTGCAGGGCGAGCAGCTGGAACGCCTTCTCCTCGCAGATCGCGCCGAGTTCGGTGATCTTCTCGTGCTCGTCGATCACCTGCTCGGCGAGAGCGAGATCGGCTTCGAGAAGAGCTCTGGTGGACCGCTCCATCGCGGTCCCGGCGAGCCCGGCCATCTCCCCGAGGAGATCACCGAGTTCGCCCATCTGTTCGTTGTAGACGACGCGCATAATGGCACAGCCTACGACCTCGAGCGGTCCGAACGGCGAGCATCGGATGAACCACAGGTGAACGTCGACGGCCGAACAGTGGTGTCTACGTGCACAGATCGTCGGCGGCGTTGGTGATCGCGAGATCGGCGGGGAGCTCGACCGACGACTCCGACCGGGTCTGGATCTGCATCGGGGCGAGTGGCGTGCCCGCGGGGGTGGGAGCGACGACGGTGCCGTCGAAGCTGGTACCCAGGACGATCTCCACGATGCTGCCCAACTGGGCCGATGGAGGAGCCTCCTGCAGCACCGCACCGGGGAAAGCCGAGGCCACCGTCGCGGCGTCGGTCTCCTGGCCTTCGCTGAAGCGGATCACGGTCTGCTTGCTCGTCCCGGAGGCGTAGTTGCCGATCGAGTAGACCGGGAAGCCGTAGGCGGCGACCTCCTCGGCGGTGCCGGCCGCCAGCCCGGACAGACCCGACGCGTTCGAGACCTGCACCGACACCGTCGACGGATCGACAGCGAGCTGCGCCGGCAGCGGTTCGGCCGGGGGAGCGGCCGCGACCTCCGTCGGGTCCTCCTCCCGCTTCTCACCCGGCAGCGGAAGATCGTCGATGATCGCGGTGAAGATCGCCTTGATGTCGTCCGTGCGCGGAATCTCGTTGCCCCAGTCGTTGGTACCGGCCGTGGGGATGGTCAGGAAGGACACCGCACCCGCCTCGACGTTCTGCATCGAACGCCCGAGTTTGACGAGCGACTCCGCGTTGACGTTCTCGACGAAGGTCGCGCGGGTGAAGGCGCTGATGAAGCCGTTGAGCTTCCCGGGATCGAACAGCACCTTGTTCGACAACGTCGAGCGCAGCAGCGACGACAGGAACTTCTGCTGCCGGCTGATCCGGCCGTAGTCGCTGTTGCCCTCCTGGTCGATCTTGCGGGCGCGGACGTAATCGAGTGCCCGTTTGCCGTCGAGGGTGTGGGTGCCGGGAGTTTCGATCAAGGGACCGAGTTCGTTGTCGTACAACGGTATGGAGCTGCACACCTCGACGCCGCCGATCTCGTCGACCATCGATTCGAAGCCGGCGAAGTCGATGCCCACGAAATGGCCGATTTTCAATCCGGACATCTTCTGGATCACCTTGACCAGGCACTTCGGTCCGCCGAGGGCGTAGGTCGCGTTGAGCTTGTCGCCTTCGGCGGCCGGATACAGCTCGGAATCGTATTCGCCGGTCGCGCTGTCCCATCCGCGGCAGACCGGTCGCTCGACGTCCAGGTCGCGGGGGAACGACACCGCGACCACGCGGCTGCGGTCGGCGGGGATGTTGACGAGGATGACGGTGTCGGCACGAGCGCCCTCTGCGTCCTCGACGGTCCCGGCGCCGATCTCACCGCTCGCACCGGCGCGGGTGTCGGTGCCGATGATCAGATAGGTCTCGTCGCCGGTCTGACCGACCGGGTCGACGATGTCCTCCGATTCGGTGTCCAGCGCGGCGATCTGGGAGAAGCCGGCCTCCGTGGACCGGACGTATCCCCACACCGCACCGTTACCGAGGAGCGCGAGGACCGAGACGAACGCCACCGCTGCTCTCGCCGCGAACCTCAGACGCTTCCGCTTGCGCTGCTTGCTCTGCGCGAGCCGGCCGAGACCGGCGTTGCCCACCGTGCGGGGCCGAGCGGAGCCGTGCGCCTTCTCGTCCGTCGCCTTGTCGTCGTTGTCGTCCTCGGCGGGCGACGCAGCGCCCTCGGGGGACACCGCACCGATCTTGACGGTCGGCTGTTCGTCCGCGATCGGGGGTTGCTCTCGCGGGGGAGGTGTCTGCGGGGGTCCGACGGGGGGCGCCGGACGGGGCTCGACCGGTGGACGTGGCTCTGCAGGCGGGACCGGGCGTGAGTCCACCGGAGGCGCTGGGCGTGAGTCCGCTGGAGGCACTGCTCGCGGGGGCGGGGCCGAGGGCGGGGGAGTCGGTACCGAGGGCGGAGCAGGCGGGGGGCCCGCCATCCGGTCCGACGCCTGGCTGCGCGGCGGGACGGGCTTCTCCGGCGGCCGAGTCCGGGACGGTCCCGGCGGCACGCGGGGAGCACCGGGCTGCACCGGTGGGACAACCGTGGTCGGCGGTCCCGAAGGAGTCGGCACCGGAGGGCTGGGAGGTCCCGAAGGAGTCGGCACCGGAGGGCTGGGAGGTCCCGAAGGAGTCGGCACCGGAGGGCTGGGAGGTCCCGAAGGAGTCGGCACCGGAGGGCTGGGAGGTCCCGAAGGAGTCGGCGCAGCCGGAGGCGGCGTCCTGCGCGGCAGCTCCGCTCGACCGGCAGCGTCCTCGGCCGCGACGTGCCGGGCGGATTCCGGGTCGCGGGGACGAGCCGGGGGCAACGACGAGGTGGAGGTGTGCGGCGGATCGGCAGGGGGCGGATCGGTGGGCGGATCCGACCGGGGGGACGGATCGGATCGTCGTCCCATCTTGTCGAGCAGTTCGGCGACCGTGAGCTGTTCCGGATCGTCCGAGTCCGCGGCCCGGCGGTTGCGTGCACTCTCGTGGCGACGCGAATCGGGATCGGTGTCGTCGGAGCGGTGCATCCCACCCGAGCGGTTGCGGCGGGACGAGCGGGATTCGCGGTAGCTGCTGTCGGCTATCGGCCGTTCCCAGGGAGCGCGAGGATCCGGGGATCCTGTCTCGTGCTCCTCGTCCACCGATACCTGCTCTTTCCGCGGTCGCGCCGCCTCGTCATCCGTCGTCGTCCACGTGATCGCTCACCGGCGACCGTCGCGAGGACTCCGCAATGATACTGATCGTCTGTTGCATGTGATCGTGACGCGGCTGTGTCGCACGACATCCATCGGTCGATCCGTCTGTCGTCCGGGACTACGTGCCGGGACGGGTTACCCGCCCGAGTGCATCATGTCGGCGCCCTCGGGCACGCAGGTGTCCTCGGGATCGTCGAGCCAGCCGTCGGGCAGAGCGACGCTGCTCGGGGAGCCCTGACGTCCCCGCGGGCCTTCGGCATCGGTGGGGAAGGGTACGTCGTGGTCGAGTTTGCCCAGCAGGTCGTCGAGTTCGGCGAGCGTCGACACCCGGGCGAGGCCGTTGCGGATCTCCGAACCCGCAGGGAAACCACGCAGATACCAGGCGATGTGCTTGCGCATGTCGCGCAGACCGCGATCCTCGCCGTGGTGATCGGCGAGCAGTTCGGCGTGCCGCCGCATGATCTGCGTCACCTCGCCGAGATTCGGTGGGGTGGGGATCGGGCGACCACCGAGCGCGGCGCTCAGTTCGGCGAACAACCACGGACGTCCGAGGCAACCGCGACCGACGACGACGCCGTCGCAACCGGTCTGCGCCATCATCTTCTCGGCGTCGGAGGCGTCGAAGATGTCGCCGTTGCCGAGCACGGGCACGTCGGTGACGTGCTCCTTCAGCCGTGCGATCTCGTCCCAGTCGGCCGCTCCCGAGTACC harbors:
- the pstA gene encoding phosphate ABC transporter permease PstA, which produces MSTTTTSTTALSSPVKPPAFQRVSGRRRVKDTAATVLVTLSVVVALIPLAWVLFTVVAKGLPALISPTWFTHSLSGLTSSSMGGGIYHALVGTLLQGLVCAIISIPLGVFVAIYLVEYAGRSRLGRITTFMVDILSGVPSIVAALFIYALWVSTFGMPKSGFAVSLALVLLMVPVVVRSTEEMLRIVPQDLREASYALGVPKWKTIARIVLPTSLAGIITGIMLALARVMGETAPLLILVGYAPFINFDLFGGEQGTLPGVMVAEMNNPTDAGSQRIWGAALTLILVIAVLNIAAKLISRYSQVGKK
- the pstB gene encoding phosphate ABC transporter ATP-binding protein PstB, with translation MAKRLDLKDVNIYYGKFHAVADVTLSVPPRNVTAFIGPSGCGKSTVLRSINRMHEVTPGARVEGSVLLDGEDIYDQNVDPVGVRKTIGMVFQRPNPFPTMSIRDNVVAGLKLQGVRDRKTLDEIAEKSLRGANLWNEVKDRLDKPGGGLSGGQQQRLCIARAIAVQPDVLLMDEPCSALDPISTLAIEDLIGELKKDFTIVIVTHNMQQAARVSDQTAFFNLEATGRPGGLVEIDDTEKIFSNPSKKATEDYISGRFG
- the phoU gene encoding phosphate signaling complex protein PhoU translates to MRVVYNEQMGELGDLLGEMAGLAGTAMERSTRALLEADLALAEQVIDEHEKITELGAICEEKAFQLLALQGPVAGDLRAVVSGIQIVADIDRMGALALHIAKATRRRHPKHVLPDEVKGYFAEMGRIAVALGAATREILETRDPARAARLHHEDEAMDDLHRHLFTVLMDREWEHGVAAAVDVTLLGRFYERFADHAVEVGRRVIFLVTGKLPTEEEIRQLVEKVDSLTVYPENHRAQNH
- a CDS encoding LCP family protein, with amino-acid sequence MAGPPPAPPSVPTPPPSAPPPRAVPPADSRPAPPVDSRPVPPAEPRPPVEPRPAPPVGPPQTPPPREQPPIADEQPTVKIGAVSPEGAASPAEDDNDDKATDEKAHGSARPRTVGNAGLGRLAQSKQRKRKRLRFAARAAVAFVSVLALLGNGAVWGYVRSTEAGFSQIAALDTESEDIVDPVGQTGDETYLIIGTDTRAGASGEIGAGTVEDAEGARADTVILVNIPADRSRVVAVSFPRDLDVERPVCRGWDSATGEYDSELYPAAEGDKLNATYALGGPKCLVKVIQKMSGLKIGHFVGIDFAGFESMVDEIGGVEVCSSIPLYDNELGPLIETPGTHTLDGKRALDYVRARKIDQEGNSDYGRISRQQKFLSSLLRSTLSNKVLFDPGKLNGFISAFTRATFVENVNAESLVKLGRSMQNVEAGAVSFLTIPTAGTNDWGNEIPRTDDIKAIFTAIIDDLPLPGEKREEDPTEVAAAPPAEPLPAQLAVDPSTVSVQVSNASGLSGLAAGTAEEVAAYGFPVYSIGNYASGTSKQTVIRFSEGQETDAATVASAFPGAVLQEAPPSAQLGSIVEIVLGTSFDGTVVAPTPAGTPLAPMQIQTRSESSVELPADLAITNAADDLCT
- the dusB gene encoding tRNA dihydrouridine synthase DusB, whose amino-acid sequence is MSSLRIGPLELNSPVVLAPMAGVTNVAFRTLCRELELERAGSTSGLYVCEMVTARALVERHPVTMHMTTFGPTETPRSLQLYTVDPDTTYAAAKMIVDENLADHIDMNFGCPVPKVTRKGGGSALPYKRRLFGQIVAAAVRATEGTDVPVTVKFRIGIDDEHHTHLDAGRIAAAEGAAAVALHARTAAQRYSGAADWDEIARLKEHVTDVPVLGNGDIFDASDAEKMMAQTGCDGVVVGRGCLGRPWLFAELSAALGGRPIPTPPNLGEVTQIMRRHAELLADHHGEDRGLRDMRKHIAWYLRGFPAGSEIRNGLARVSTLAELDDLLGKLDHDVPFPTDAEGPRGRQGSPSSVALPDGWLDDPEDTCVPEGADMMHSGG